The region ccaacaaaataataaatatttctaCACAATGAATCACCACCAAATGTGCAGCACATCACGATGACTGAATAAGATGGCCCCCACAGCTTTTCTAGGTCATCCTACATGGAGGAAATGGATTTGATGTGATGTCAGTGCAAGGTGTAGAGAGTGGAGGGCATTGTGTCAGTGACTATACTCACATGAGATGTGCGAGATCCCCTAAAAACCCCTCACTGGCTCGTGGCTgtgtgtcctcctcctcctctgttagAGATGTAAAGATTCAAGCGGAGAAAGTCCTGATCCTCCACACCAACAGAAATGCATGGACCAGGCTGCAATTTctcctctacctctctctccctctctctctctttgactaattcacatgcataaacacatgctcatgcacagacacagtcaTACAGTGTCCTCGATGTCAACCACTAGCCAGCAGCAGGTGTCTGAAGACAGGGGGCACCTCTGTGCTGGACtcacccccctcctctcctccgccTCTGTCCACCTTTGTTGGGGGAAGACTGGCTGTGAAGAGCGAGCTGACAGGCTGCCTCTCAGCTCCACCGTGCACACCACCGAGACACAAAATTTTCTTTAATTAGAATGCATCTGCTCTGGCATCAtgatctctctttctttatctccTTCTTTTCTCCGCTTGTGGCTCCAAATACCTTTAGAGAATATCTTTTCCAACCCCGCAAAATATCAATTCAAACCCCTCTTTGATTTCCGTCTGTATCCAAATCCCTCCATGGAAGCAGCTTATTTATCACTACAGCAACTTGGGGAAAATGAGCACCAGTCTCTGTGTCCCTTTACTCCATTAGATAATCCTGCTGTTGTGTTCAGTGGTCCTCTATGTGGCTGCTGTTCCCTGGCaacagcatctctctctccatccataGCTTCTCCCCTCCCTATCTGTCTACTCACCCCCAGTCTCTTTCATACCCACCATACCCAAACTCTCAACTCCCCTCCACACACATTAATTATTCAGTCCCTTACTTCACTTGCACCCAACCAATCATATCACCCCTGGCCAGTTTCCCTGCACAGTAACTCTAACAGGCCTATAATTTGAGGCTTCTGGTTGTATTGGTCCTACAAGCATTAAGAATAATTATGTGTACATTACATCTGTATTCCTCTACAGATGTATACCATCTGTTTAACCTCTGTCCTCAATTTTGTGCTGCACCTGAAGTGATGCATTTAACACCCAAGGTCATTTTGCCCTATTAGCTATTTGGAAGATCTCCAGGTGGTTTGACTATGACCCTGATAGAGGATCTGAATATGATGGACTGTTGAAACATTTCTGGACTATTGACTCACTGCCTGGTAGCTTGTTGTGTTGACTTTAGATTGTGTCGTTATGATCAGTGAAAGCGTGACAGACACAAGCGACAGTCGGCACAGCAGACGCCGCAGCAGGAGAAACAACTGAAGCGAGAGGAGTCACTGTAGCGCACTTCCGGCTACGCCCTGAGCAACCAGCATCTCCTCACAGATcttttgttttgggggtttcATGCAGGCTAATGTTTGCCCACgaaaatatttttgttcttttaactAGCCAATTCAAGACAGATAGCAGGTATACCTATATAACTGAgtaaaaaatgtgctttttctaTGTATCaaggatgaatgaatggattgattgactgattaattAACCGGCTATGGTCTGTTTGCTACCACCAGTATTAGGGCcacattcagatttttttttttttgagattacGAGAATAATGTTGCAATTCTACGAGAAAAACGTTGATATATCAGATGTAACTAGCTTTGCAGTTGACCACTTCTAGTCATCTCCTCTTccagaaaaagaggaaaatttcTTCCAAGTCCGTGTGGTTCTTTCTTCGGAATAGACACAATCGTTTCAAAGTCCTGATATTCATAATAATCTGGTGCTGATGTGACAAaggtatttctttatttctgaaACCTATACTAAAGTATAACTTCATAAGATCCACATTCCTCATTTTAACACACGCGACAGACATTTTTCTTGTAATAAGAGTTTACTCTCATAAAATTACgacttttttttcataaaattacTCCTTTATTCTCataatattatgactttttctcaaaatcttttttttttccacttagTGTGGCCCTAATACTCCATCATAGTTTGCTGCATTTAACATGATGAATGAAACATCTTCCCAACCGGAATAATAGCAAAAATAGTCAATATTCTATTGCCATTATTGGcaaaatctttctttctttctttctttctttctttctttaccttTTCATTTGATACTAAACTTCTCTCTAGTGTTCCTGTAACTCATATCACCGTGCTTTATTCACCTTTGTCAGCAATAAACCGCTTTTCggagattttttttagattatttgACACGCATGCCTAGCACAATGAGAAGATTACATGACTAAAACTTATGATGACACACTAATGAGTTAGCAGAAATAATGAATCAGATAAACACTGTCTCGCTGTATATTTATTGATAACGTACTGGCTGTGTGTGTAAGATAACTTGTTGTCTACGCAGTTCCGGTGTAGCAGAGCGGTGTTCCCACCGGCTGCAGCAGGGGGGGTGAATTATCTTGTCGGCCAGTTTCAGggtctctctgctgtctgtcagcgCTGTACTGTACTGGGGATGCCAAGATGGCTGCAAGCAATTATTTCGGCTTCACACATGGTGCCGGTCCGCAATACAGGTAATTCAAGTTGATGCAGCTTCATGTCAGCGCGACTTTTAAGTCACATTAGCAAGTCGTCGGTGTTTGTCGGTCACCGGCGGGATTTGGCTGCGTGGCGGCGCAGAGACGAGCTAGCTTGAAACGCTAGTTgagttagctaacgttaggcCAACGCTTCCAGACACGCTGCTCCACTTTAGGTGAATCCCAGTAAAGTAAAGTCATCCTCTACTGATGGTTTAACACCGCCGATGTACtttactgacacactgatgTCCTGGTTAGTGTCTGGCAGCCGGTTAACCGAGCTGACTTCAGCTGTGACGGTGAGATTTTGGCAGCGGTTAGGATTAGGGAGAGCTAACTCTGGTCTGGTTTTACTGAGGGTTTATTATCTCACAAGCGGTTCATTTATTATAGATGATTGATCAATAGAATCATGCTGccagagaggaaaaaactagatagatagatgcttGTGTTAGAGGTAGAAAACTAAGTCAAACCCTCGCAGTATGGATGGTTGTTTGGCAAGTTGGTCTAACAggttaaattattttatatcaCTTTGACAGGTGATCATATTAAATTGACATTTGACTCACTGCGGTCAGTGAAGTGTGAGGATTTCATGCTTCCGGTTGGTTTAACAAACCAAACCTGGCAAACAGAAGTGATGTTGCTTTCCCTGCACCACAGCACACATAACATGCATCCTTCTTCACGTCTATTTAGTTATCAGATTATGAATAATCCTTGTCAACAGACCTGCAGTCGGTGCTGCCTTTATGAAGGttaaaattttcagtttttgattaAACTGTTGTAGAGAGGTGTTGTTtcaaatttattattttagagGCTGTTTTTGTGGTTCTGTTGAGTTTTACTGCATTATACTGAGGGGTGTCACATGTTTAGTCAACCCCATTAGGGCTGATAAGGATATTATctagattaatcatttagtctttgaaatgtcaaaaaaagggaaaaaaaactcccaTTTTAGTCTAAGATAACATCTTCAAATCTCTTGTTTtttccgaccaacagtccaaaccctgaagctatttaatttacaataaacATTAAACAGAGGAAAGCTGCAGTtgctcacatttgagaggcttgAACTAACTAAAAAGTGACTgtaatgattaatcgattatcaaaatagttgctgtttAATTTCCATTTGGTTAATCAACTTATCGCTGCAGCTTTAAACCCCATTTATTATCAATCAGTGTAGACTAAATATTAGTCACATCTGTCAGTGTATCATACAAATACAACCAAGGACAGATTAGACTGTGTTAGTTTTAGCTAGGTGTGCTTAATGTTTGTATGCGTTTCCTTCAGTCTGAGCTACTTCCCCTGATTTTAATTAACTGATGACCTGTCTTAAAGGTTCAGTCCTATTTCCAGATTGAGCTCCAACTTCTACAGCTTCAATTTAgatgtaaggtttttgtctccgTGTGATGCTGACTTACTGCAGATAAGGTAACAGTGTCTGTAGTATTTACAGTCGTAGTATAGTATTAGTTCCATAAACATTGAGTGAGTATTAAGGTTTACTCTCCATTGGGAAACAGCTGTATCCTGtgtccaaaatgtaaaatatttaatagaTAAGACATTCGGATTTCTGGGCTTTGGTAGCAGGAATCGGCCAGAACACAAAAGTAGGTCAACAGCCGAATGTTTAACTAAATTTATcgatttgttttctgttttatttgtactGCTGAAATATCTGGAACGGTGTCAGACTTGAATGTTTAGATGTGTGTCACTGCAAAGTATGTGACACTTTCGTAATCTAAATATTAGATCTTGGAAATTTGCAGTTCGTGCTTCTTCAGTATTTTAAGGCtaagataatgaaaatacagaGCAACTATTAAGATACTCGACATCAGCTACAGACTAGTCAGTCTtggaaaaaagtatttttccctTCTTGGTGGTCTTTGCATGGAAGTAAAAGTTTCCTGTGCAACTTCTCAGTGTTTCCACACTGTCCAGCATTTATTTATAAGATAAATTTAAGATCACTCTTATAGCACGTTTACCCTGTGCGTTCTTGTATGACCTTAAGGCGTCATTTAATTTTAGCCTTCTCACGTTCTTGTCCATCCTGTCAGTGAAAGCTTAATAGAGATGCTGAGGCTTCAGTTACAGATGTCGTTGCCAGTAACCGCTCTCTGCGTCCCGAATCACTGTCACAATTCAAATCTCACAAGAGATTAACGAGAGGTCGGTGCAGGTCTGCTCAGTGAATCATATATTATTTGAGCTTCTGCAATTAAATCATCCCGATCAGGTGTGATGTTTACGTGTTACGTGTTGGtagtttctgtcatttaaagtgCAGTAAAATTATACTGTTACTaaagatgaatgaataaaactcaCCTGCCTGCACTGTAAAACAATCCTGCTGTTCTGTAAAGCTTTAGTTGTTTTCATGTAAAACTCACCTGGGATTCATTTACATGATCACAGAAAAGGATGCAAAATATTCTGAGCAGATAAGTTGTTACACCAGACAAGATGGATCCTGTAGTGAATGCAGttcaaaattcaatttaaattgctgtgattaaaaaaagcttttgctctgaatgtaaaaatatctgccggtatttgacttttttatgaaagaaaacacatgcactTTAAATGTGATCTGATCTCAGGTTTCCTTCAAGATAAAGACTGAAGTGAATGTTTTCCCAAAGTTTAATAATTTGAAGTCTaactccccctctcctctcctcctcttcagtaCCCAGCCTCCCCAGGCCTACTCCCACCCCTCTACAGCCAGTTACAGCGTCCAGCAGGCTCCTGCTGTGGCTCATGCAGTGACCGCATCCTACTCTCCAGCCCCAGTCCAGGCAGCCCGGCCTGTGGTCTCCGCCCCTTACCCTACCTATCAGAGCCACCAAGCCCCCCCAGACTATGCCTACAGACAGCCAGATCCCCCAGCTCCTCCGCAGCCCACTACCACCCCACAGACGTACCAGGTATACTCGGACACGGTCAGTCTCTTTCTGCTTCCCTTATGATTTCAGCTTTCCAGTGTCTCACTGCATGACGTGGTCATTTTGGATGTTGTATAATGcagtttttgtaattttaaaagtattttttaaagccactgtgtgtagaatttaaaaaatgtcctttaGTGCTTTCACAATGTCAATATAAAAAAGACGGTTTACATTATCGtgggaaatcttcagatgggccaataaatcttcaggtcacccacaacgtagcattaaactcaaaacttgTAAGAGAAAGACTCTTGAAGCTGttagagttcaatgtgaataggtttactgtgcataaGGACCGATACAAGCAAACCGAGGCCTCGATCCCGGGAAGAAGAAcctaatgcaaaatcataaaacatcatattaTATACCCTCTTTACCCCTCCTAATGTGGAGCTTATTTTTATAGTCTCTACCTcgttttttaatcatattcaaaACTATTCTGGCATTATTGCTGAGTTCATTAGTGATCTTGATGCTTTGGTAATGATCCAAGTATGATTCATCTTAGAAGCAATGGTGTCTCAGACTTCTCTAAACTTTATCAGTTGCATCTGGTTTGGAGATAATAATGTCTCAACATCTTCCACAGGCCAAGTGACCTTTAATCACCTCACAGAGAACCAAAATATTATATTACTTATTAGCCTTCTAATGAACTTCCCTGGGTATTGTCTCTTATTGACATAAATGCTGTCTTTGCACATTCACATCCGTTTGATCAAGGGAAGGCAGCCTCCACCGCAGCATTTCTCCACAAACAAAATCTTAAGCCATTAGAATAATTTGATAATCAAACACTAATTCTACACGTTGTGGCTTTAATGTCGTTTTATGATATCTgtgctttttgttgttgataaaacaaaaatagtcATTAAGCTATGCTGCAGTTTTAAGATGCTGCGTTCACATTGGATTGAAAGCTCTCTTGTAAACTTCAGCAGGACAACTACAGCTACGGACGGCCCGCTGCCGTGACGACCTACGACAATAAACAGTACTATCAGACAAGTATAGCCCCAGCTCAGAGGACTCCCACAGAGAATTACTACCAGACTGGTGAGTcagtttacttttatttttaaattgtctggagttgttgttttttttaaaagtcattttaaggGATGGATGGTGAAACTGCAGTACAAATACATGATGTGTACATTggatttttcaactgtaaaatgtcatacTCTGTATCTTTGTCTCAGTTCTTTAATGACCAGATTCAGAGGATTTGTATCAGAGATGTCTGCTGGactcagattttttaaaactctcaAATATGAGTATCGGTTCTGGCCTCAGACATCCAGCATTAGTTGGGCTCTACTCAACAAGAATCTCAAATCAAGATATTGTAGTTTAGTTTTCATGTCCTgatgaataataatttaaatacgATTAACAAAAATTGGTCACAGTTTGAGAGCACATGTAAATACATGATACTTTTGACTTTGTAATTTTGAATCCTGTGATGGAAATTTacttaaaatgtatgtaattgCTGAATCACTGTATGTAGATACATCTTGAATAAGGAGCATGAACCTTTGAAACATTAAGGATGAGTCTTGCGCTCCTctttatgtgagtgtgtattggGAAAACTGGTGACTAGATGACTATGGGAGCCGAATACGTAATTCTTGATAaccttgttttctgtcttgtgGTATAAAGTGAGTGTTTTGGTGTAGAGCTCTAAGCAAACTGTATGCAAGACACCCTGTTTGTTTTGCCTTCTGGTACCAGAATGAAAGAATACATTCAATAAGGCAACAGAGGCCAGCGAGTTatcattttattcaccaaaaatACTTGAGCACAGTTTTCACCACAATGTTGACTTTCATATAATCAGTGTTTCAGGTCTAATTAACAGTGTAGAACTCGGATAAACACTCCTCACTTGGCTTGCTGTGGGAATAGTCGCTCATCTGTCATTACGGTGTTCGTGTTGTTTACTTAGCACTTTTCAAGGGTTATATGATACATGTGGAATGTGTCTGGTGCTCATTTAGTAGTGAAATGAGGATCCTGTCCGCCTTGCCAAAAACTCTTGACAGGCCATCCCAGAGGATGTGTCGGATGCGTCGGATCTCTTTTGCTCTCCGCTGCTGACCTTCTTttccacctcctctctcttctctcttctctccccccTTTGCTCCATCACTCCCGCGACTCCCTTCCTGTTTCAGTAGGAGTGAAGAGCGCTTACAGTCCAGTCCCCACCACTGTGTACAGCCAGCCTCCTCCACCCCAGAGGCAGGTAACAGCCCTGAAACCACTGGCCCCCTCCAGCTCTGTGTCCACTAGCTACAACATCTACCCAGTATCCACCAGTGTCCAGCAGCCTCCCACACCCATCTCCTCCTACACCCTCGGCTCCACGTTCAGCTCCTCTGTCTCAGCCACGTCCTACTCAGGTAAGATAAGAGATGGGATTTACCCAATGTGTTGGCtgtacaaagtaaaataaatacagagtagcataaatatactttatatttacacatagtaaagaaataaatacatatgaAGTTAAATCTGCAAAccagatttttttggccacaaggaggcagcagaaacacaagctgtaaacacaacactgacacattgtCTCTGAACTTGGCAAACATTTGCCTATCACACATTCGGCAAATACGGAGCAACATTAACCACTGGCCACCTGTTGAAAGATTTACTCTCCTGGTCACTGTTTTTGGTCTACATCAACCACGAAGGGAAATATCCGGCTCTGGAAATGACCCTGATTAGAGAAAGTTTAATCAAACTGTAAATTTGCAGTTGTAAGTATCAGGCAGGTCACTCTCCTGGCATTTGAGATTTTGCcagaagtcttttttttttaaaaaaaaacaaaaactttcaaGACCAGGGGTATTCAAAGTCTGAGACTGTAGGCATCCCCTCAGACAAAGCTTGGAAAAGTTTCGCTCAATTCCTGGATGCCTATGGGATCatgattatgttatttgatCCCATAGACACTCAACAGTTGAGCCAAAATAGCCTGATATTGCGGTTTGACATATTTCAGACTACACCAAATACAAAAAGGTCTGTCTGAAGACATTTATTAGTTTCTGACTCTGAGAAAGtgggaaaaacagtaaaattcccTTAAACTACTGTATCTCTGAACTATCTCTTTAACCAGATCACACACATTTAGGCTATTCTACATGATCTCCTTTTGATaactaatgtaatattttttcacttctatcactgagcctcccctgaaactgtttggagccCCCCTGGTGAGGCCCGCCTCCCACTTTGAAAACCTCTGGTTTAGTCAAACCTCACGAAGGATGCAGCAATGCTCAACATGACACTCTACACATTGAATGAACATAAACAGTATAAACCCAAACATCAAACTGAAAGcaataatattcatatatttgagCGAAACATTTTTATAATCCCCCAAAAGTCTCTCACAGTCTCTCtaaagaacaataaaatacTGCGACTCAAAAATCCATTTCTGGTTTTCTCTTTCAAAtataattcagttcagttcagttctggTTGTTtccaataaaatgaaaaatgtcattgATGATTACCTGTGAGTTTATCACTTCACGAAATCCGCCCTTCACATAAAAGTGGTCATGTGATCCATCGCTATAATAAAGACATTGATCATAGCTGCTAAAATAAAGGTGCAATGACTGACTGAAAGGATTATTTAGAGctgatatttttcttctttgttgtgtCCAGCTTTAGTGAGtgactgtgttttcagtgcagGTTGTTTCTTAAGATTGCGTGGTATCCACTGTGTGTTGCAGTGGATAAGAATAAAGACCAAGTAAGCCAAGAGTGTCTTTGATGCTGAACAAAAGCCTGAGCTGATTGTTAGCGGCTGGGACAGGTGtatacaattatttttatcttGTTAATTAAAGGTTGAAGTCGGGAtttctttgtacatttttaacacCCATCAAAGGCGACTGCGATCCTTCTTGATCTTTAGTTGGCCTTGATGCAGCCTCTGgtgaaattaaaatacatcTTACTTATTGCCAGCGTGACTGGTGGCTGTTCATGTGTGACCCAAATCCCGcttttctctgctctcactctctctgctcctgcTCTCTCACCCTTAGGCATTAGCTACTCCAGTTATGATTCAACCGGCTACACCTCCACATCCACCCCCTCCTATTACCAGCCGGCCCAGCAGACTCTCTCCCAGCCGCAGCCTCCTCCCCAGCAGCCACAGCAGCCCCAACAGCCCCAGCCCCCCATCCAGCCGCCCCCCAAGCAACTCACAAGCTCTTCCTGGAGCAACTCGGGCAGCAACATGGTGACAGCCCCGGCCGGAAACACTTACAAGAAACCCACGTTTCACCAGAACAAGCTGCAGAAGCCTAAAGGGCCTCCGAAGCAACCCCAGCTCCATTACTGTGAAATTTGCAAGATCAGCTGTGCAGGCCCGCAGGTAGGAGTTTATAATGGCAAGATTTTGTTCATAAGCTTTCAATATAAAGCCCTCTCTCTGTGGTGCAGtgaatacaaaaaataaaacaaatatgttaCATTATTAAGATGTGACACTAGAGAACATTAGTTTCATTCTCTCTTGATGATATTAAGTTTATTTTGTGAAATCCAGTGAAAAAGTAacaaatttgactttttttctttatgtgtaaTTTATGGTTTCATGCTTCCATTCGACTAACTGGTATGTTTTACTGAATCAGACGTACCGGGAGCATCTAGAGGGCCAGAAGCATAAGAAAAAGGAGGCAGCCCTGAAGTCTGGGGGGCAGACGGGGGCCAGCAACGGGCCCAGAGGGGTCCAGACCCAGTTACGCTGTGAGTTATGTGACGTCTCCTGCACTGGAGTGGACGCCTACGCCGCCCATATCCGCGGGGCCAAACACCAGAAGGTTAGCACAGCTGTGATGCTTTTGTCTTTGAGTTTTCGTAGATCTTTCAgaagactcaacacaacatgCTTTCATTATTGGACACGACTGTGGTGTACTCATGTGATGTTCCCTCCGAGCTGCCAAGTCTCAGAACAAAACCTCCCCCAGGGATCTGCGATGGGATTAAGTATCAGCGGCCTTAAATGGTTGtatctcactctgtctctctttgtcaaCCTTGGAAAGGTGGTGAAACTTCACACCAAGCTGGGCAAACCTATACCTTCAACGGAGCCGGTGTTGGTGAATTCTGCTCCGGTTATCACAACCTCGACAGCTGGGAAACCTCCAGCCTCCACCTCCGCTCCTGCCTCGGTCTCAACCACTTCATCTCCTGCTGCTACACCCAAACAGATGGCTGTAAACGCCACGGCTAAAACAACAGCACCAGTCAAGAAACCAGCTCCTTCCAAAATAACTGTCATTTGTAAGTTTGTCAACTTAGAGCACTTTAATATCTAGTCCCAATCTGATATTTATGTTTTCCTACCCACTTCCCATCCCCTACCGACCTACCATTTAAAGGTTTAAATCAAAACTCATATGGGTTTTGAAAGAAACTCACACTTCAACAGAGCTGGAgtttgtgcagtttttaaacCTTGAAGTGTGAACCTATATTGAACAATTTTCCCCTCAAAGTCATTTATTAGCATTTGAAGTAGAACCCTTCAATATAAGTATTCATTTAAGTgtaatacaaatgttttttttcctaacaaAGGTACATATGGTATTGGTATATATCATGTATTTGTTACATCATAGTCAGTGCTTTAAACTGCAACATCTTGCCTGCTTCACAGCCAATAAGCCAGCCAGCGCTCCGGTAGCAGCAGCATCAGCGGTGGTGGTAGCAGCGAAGGTGGAGGAGCCGATGCAACAGTCAGTTCAGAAGATGGAGTCTCAGAGTGACGACGAGGACAATGACAGAGCCGGGGGCCAGGGAGACATTCAGCCAGTCGGACACGACTATGTAGAGGAGGTAAgcaggaaatgaaaagaaaaattatcCTGATATCACTCATAAATGTGTCCTAACCAGTGCAGTATATCTGAGGAATAATAATGGCCACTGCTGGTGTGTCATAGGTACATCAAAAAAGTTACtgtacattgtaaagtaaaaattGCTTAAGATtattttagaaacatttttattattatataatttgtGCAGCTTTTTGTGTTGTTCACAGGACTttacaacatgaacacaaaagCAACACTTGAACACAAATGTCAGGGTCTTGTAATTAATACTGGGccaatattttcattaaagaaTTTGTGCTTCCAAATATCAGTTCTGGCtccagaaacaaaaaaacatttttagtcaAGCTTCAGTTGTGATGATGTtgggaaatatatatataatacagtatatttatatataattctAATAACAGTTACATTGTACTTTAATGTTGAGATACTATATACTAATATACTACTTGTATATTCATCTaaactttctgtctttcaggTTCGTAACGATGACGGCAAAGTGATCCGATTCCACTGTAAATTGTGTGAATGTAGCTTCAACGACCCAAACGCTAAAGACATGCACCTGAAGGGAAGAAGACACAGACTGCAGTACAAAGTAAGAGCATCACTATTGATTCCTGTCTGACTGGTTATCCACAATCAGACAGAAATCAGCTCCAGTTATCACAACCACAGACGCATAATGAGCAACCTTCATCTGTAAAGTTGAGGAAAAGGCTTTCAGTGTTTCTGGTATTATATAACTGGGACTCTCAAACTTGGTTCCATACACAGAAGTGTTTTCAGGTAGTTTTCCAAACTGTCTCTATCCACCCTGAAACACTAACACCGTGGCTAAACTGTAatctcttccttcttctccttccttctaccttcaaagaaaaaacaaaaatttcaaCCGTAATCTGATAAGGAGTTGGGTAGAACGGATAAACTAGTCTGACAGATTTACAGCCTTTAACCCAGGCTTAAACTAATCCCCGGAAAActcttttttaaatatgtcGACAATGACATTATTGTGTGAACGCCTGTTTTGATGCATGAAATGAGCAATCGCAGAGAGATCTGGAGGTGTGAAAAAACTGgcctttttaatgtttcttgcCTTGTCTTTGAAGGTTTTCATTCTGCAGAGCTCAGATTgaattttcactttattttttattctgtctgTATTGTATGTAAGTGTGGGAATCACCTGACAAAGTGCAGGCTCACATGTGTACCGACTCTCTGGCTGCATTACCCTTACATTTCTTCTGTCGTCCTCTGGCTCGCTCTGTAGAAGAAAGTGAATCCAGAGCTTCCTGTGGAGATCAAGCCCAGTAACCGGGCCAGGAAGCTGCAGGAGAGCAAActgaagaagcagaagcagaaggcGGTgctgaagagacagagagacgatGAGCAGCGCTGGCACATGGAGATGAGGTAGGACTTCCAGACAAAAATAAAGcctgaatccaaatgtccacACTTCACTTCTCTTAAGAGACTTAAGTTCCTGAGAAGTCTGTGAGTAGCAAAAGAAACTGATCATTAATAAGTTACACAATTTAAAAGCCATAGTGATATTTATCTTTGAAGACATCTGGTCCTGTAAGTTTACTGATGTTGGGAGGTTTATTTTGCATAATTTGCCAATATCAGTACACTTAAGAACCGTTCAGAAAAGTACTTTGAGATGTGAGGTCTTAAGTCACATCTAATAGTGCATTTTATTCCCGTTGTGGCCCGG is a window of Thunnus thynnus chromosome 8, fThuThy2.1, whole genome shotgun sequence DNA encoding:
- the zfr2 gene encoding zinc finger RNA-binding protein isoform X6; its protein translation is MAASNYFGFTHGAGPQYSTQPPQAYSHPSTASYSVQQAPAVAHAVTASYSPAPVQAARPVVSAPYPTYQSHQAPPDYAYRQPDPPAPPQPTTTPQTYQVYSDTQDNYSYGRPAAVTTYDNKQYYQTSIAPAQRTPTENYYQTVGVKSAYSPVPTTVYSQPPPPQRQVTALKPLAPSSSVSTSYNIYPVSTSVQQPPTPISSYTLGSTFSSSVSATSYSGISYSSYDSTGYTSTSTPSYYQPAQQTLSQPQPPPQQPQQPQQPQPPIQPPPKQLTSSSWSNSGSNMVTAPAGNTYKKPTFHQNKLQKPKGPPKQPQLHYCEICKISCAGPQTYREHLEGQKHKKKEAALKSGGQTGASNGPRGVQTQLRCELCDVSCTGVDAYAAHIRGAKHQKVVKLHTKLGKPIPSTEPVLVNSAPVITTSTAGKPPASTSAPASVSTTSSPAATPKQMAVNATAKTTAPVKKPAPSKITVISNKPASAPVAAASAVVVAAKVEEPMQQSVQKMESQSDDEDNDRAGGQGDIQPVGHDYVEEVRNDDGKVIRFHCKLCECSFNDPNAKDMHLKGRRHRLQYKKKVNPELPVEIKPSNRARKLQESKLKKQKQKAVLKRQRDDEQRWHMEMSDTSVPLSCRRYEEDMYWRRMEEEQMYWGEQRRRMAPPPLMSRPGMPVPPLLTCVRRPDSPDDRHIMAKHSTIYPVEEELQAVQRIVSHSERALKLVSDSLLEKETPEITTAATESGDEKGTENSGRLLKGVMRVGILAKGLLLRGDRNVELILLTAKKPTITLLKNIAKQLPKELATFSEDQYEVQAHPEEANIVILSSKEPKMQVTISLTSPLMREDPAAEKDKQAGGKAAEKGVAEKDPPDLLNKKKCLEYLAALRHAKWFQARANGLQSCVIIIRVLRDLCQRVPTWGKMPGWAMELLVEKVISSATGPLSPGEAMRRVLECISTGILLPDGPGLLDPCEKEPTDALESMMLQAREDITASAQHALRLLAFRQIHKVLGMESLPASKANARNRKRRRDVSDTGEGEGEGKKDKKEEAASA
- the zfr2 gene encoding zinc finger RNA-binding protein isoform X7; this encodes MAASNYFGFTHGAGPQYSTQPPQAYSHPSTASYSVQQAPAVAHAVTASYSPAPVQAARPVVSAPYPTYQSHQAPPDYAYRQPDPPAPPQPTTTPQTYQDNYSYGRPAAVTTYDNKQYYQTSIAPAQRTPTENYYQTVGVKSAYSPVPTTVYSQPPPPQRQVTALKPLAPSSSVSTSYNIYPVSTSVQQPPTPISSYTLGSTFSSSVSATSYSGISYSSYDSTGYTSTSTPSYYQPAQQTLSQPQPPPQQPQQPQQPQPPIQPPPKQLTSSSWSNSGSNMVTAPAGNTYKKPTFHQNKLQKPKGPPKQPQLHYCEICKISCAGPQTYREHLEGQKHKKKEAALKSGGQTGASNGPRGVQTQLRCELCDVSCTGVDAYAAHIRGAKHQKVVKLHTKLGKPIPSTEPVLVNSAPVITTSTAGKPPASTSAPASVSTTSSPAATPKQMAVNATAKTTAPVKKPAPSKITVISNKPASAPVAAASAVVVAAKVEEPMQQSVQKMESQSDDEDNDRAGGQGDIQPVGHDYVEEVRNDDGKVIRFHCKLCECSFNDPNAKDMHLKGRRHRLQYKKKVNPELPVEIKPSNRARKLQESKLKKQKQKAVLKRQRDDEQRWHMEMSDTSVPLSCRRYEEDMYWRRMEEEQMYWGEQRRRMAPPPLMSRPGMPVPPLLTCVRRPDSPDDRHIMAKHSTIYPVEEELQAVQRIVSHSERALKLVSDSLLEKETPEITTAATESGDEKGTENSGRLLKGVMRVGILAKGLLLRGDRNVELILLTAKKPTITLLKNIAKQLPKELATFSEDQYEVQAHPEEANIVILSSKEPKMQVTISLTSPLMREDPAAEKDKQAGGKAAEKGVAEKDPPDLLNKKKCLEYLAALRHAKWFQARANGLQSCVIIIRVLRDLCQRVPTWGKMPGWAMELLVEKVISSATGPLSPGEAMRRVLECISTGILLPGPTDIHGPGLLDPCEKEPTDALESMMLQAREDITASAQHALRLLAFRQIHKVLGMESLPASKANARNRKRRRDVSDTGEGEGEGKKDKKEEAASA